One genomic region from Bacillus sp. 2205SS5-2 encodes:
- a CDS encoding BrxA/BrxB family bacilliredoxin codes for MSMDFNLFMNDVVRQAREEIEGAGYTQLTTAEEVEEMFAKKGTTLVMVNSVCGCAGGIARPAAAHSVHFDKRPDHLVTVFAGQDKEATAKARSYFTGYPPSSPSFALLKDGKLCTMVERHEIEGHHPMSVVNQLQESFEQYCEEV; via the coding sequence TTGAGTATGGATTTTAATTTATTTATGAATGATGTTGTTCGTCAAGCTCGCGAGGAAATCGAAGGGGCTGGATATACCCAACTAACAACAGCAGAAGAAGTAGAAGAAATGTTTGCCAAAAAGGGCACTACCCTCGTTATGGTCAATTCTGTTTGTGGGTGTGCAGGTGGGATTGCTCGTCCAGCAGCAGCTCATAGTGTTCATTTTGACAAACGCCCTGATCATTTAGTGACTGTTTTTGCAGGTCAAGATAAAGAGGCAACCGCCAAAGCTCGTAGCTATTTTACTGGTTACCCGCCTTCTTCTCCATCTTTCGCACTTTTAAAGGACGGAAAACTATGTACAATGGTTGAAAGACACGAAATTGAAGGTCACCATCCCATGTCGGTTGTGAACCAGCTACAAGAATCATTTGAACAATATTGCGAAGAAGTATAG